The Bremerella cremea sequence CAGCGATATCGACTTGATCCGTTGATGGGCATTGTTTACTTGTTTTCGGCCTGCCTTGGCTGCACGCTGCTGGGAATTTACATTACCTTCACGCCGGTGACGGTTTGCCCAGCGTTTGCGAATCCCGCAGATCGGGTTGGAATTCTGACCGCGCTTTACAAGGCCGGCTTTACGCCAAGTATCGATCAGCAGTTAGGCGGGCTGCTGATGTGGGTTCCTCCTTGTTCGCTTTATATTTTGGTGATTATCAGCGTCATGTGTCGCTGGTATACCCATGCGGAAACCTCCTCCGATCATCAACCTTCGCCCACTAGTGAGTTACCGAAGGCAACCGCATGAACGACAGCGAAAAACAAGTAACCGCCGACAACGAAACGCCGGCAACCACGGTCGAGGAAGCAGCACCGCCCCGCCCAACCTATGCCCCTGCCGGGATGGCCCTGGGTATCATGATGCTGCTGTGGGGCGTGACTACCATGTGGATCATGTCGATCGCAGGTCTGGGAGTGATGATCTGGTCGCTGTGGACCTGGATGAACGAGATCCGGTTAGAAAGTTGAAAGGGAAGCATTCGTGAGTGAAAGTGCAGACTCGCCGGAAGCGAGTGCCGAAGATAATCGCCGTAGTTTTCTCGCCCGTCTGAGCGTGATCGTTTCGTCGGTAATCGGAGCTGCGATTACCCTACCTGGCATCGGCTTCGTACTGGCTCCGGTTTTCAAGCGTGAACCAGGTAAGTGGCAACGGCTGGGCAAGGTCGATTCGTACGACGTCGGCAAAACGGTCAGCGTCGAGTTCAAGAACGCCTCGGTCCGCGAGTGGGCAGGCGTTACGGCGTTAACCGGCGCTTGGCTGCGACGTGTTTCCCAAGAAGAATTTATCGCTTTCTCGATCAACTGCCGCCATCTTGGTTGCCCGGTCAATTGGATCGAAGACGCATCGCTGTTTATGTGTCCTTGTCATGGCGGTGTCTACTATTCCGATGGCGACGTCGCCGCTGGCCCCCCTCCCGAACCGTTGGCTCGCTACCAAGTACGGGTCCGCAAAGGCTTCGTCGAGATCGAGACTTCTCCTGTTCCTTTGACCACCAACGATCAGGTTTAATGATGATCGCTCAGATCTGGAAATGGATCGACGATCGGAGCGGATACTCCGACGTGGTCAAACCGATGCTAGAACATATCGTCCCGAGCGATGCTCGCTGGTGGTATGTCTTTGGCAGTGCAACCTTGTGCGCGTTCATCGTGCAGGTTCTCAGTGGTATTGCCCTGGCCATGGTCTATGTGCCTGGCGGCGACGCGGCTTACGAAAGCCTGAAGTACATCACCAACGACGCGACGATGGGCTACATGGTGCGGGGCATGCACTACTATGGCGCTACGGCCATGGTCATGCTGGCCGTAATCCACATGACCCAGGTCTTTTTGCATGCGTCGTATAAGTACCCGCGCGAAATGAACTGGATGAGCGGGGTGGTACTGCTTTTTGTCGTCCTTGGGATGGCTTTTACTGGGCAGCTTTTACGCTGGGATGCCAACGGGGTTTGGTCCGTGATGGTCGCCTCGGAAATGGCTGGTCGTGTTCCTTTTATTGGGGCGTATATCGCGCATTTCCTGCTTGGCGGAGAGACGGTCGGAGGTTCGACGCTGAGCCGTTTCTTTGCGATTCACGTCTTCATTCTGCCAGGCTTGATCTTCGCGGGGATTGGTCTCCACATGTGGCTGATCTTGCGGCATGGTATTTCAGAAATGCCCAAGGTCGATCAACCGGTCGATCCGGAAACTTACAAAGAGAAGTACGAAGCCCGCCTCGAAAAGACAGGCGTTCCCTTCTGGCCGGTTGCCATGTGGCGAGATGTGCTTTTCTCGGCGGCGATGGTGGCCGTAATCTTGTTTTGCTCGCTCTTTCTTGGCCCACCAACGCTGGGGCCTCCGCCTGACCCGGCTTATATCCATGCCAACCCGATGCCGGACTGGTACTTCTGGTGGTACTTTGCCGTGCTTTCGATGTTGCCCCCAGAACTAGAAACCTATGTGATTCTGGGAATGCCAGTGTTGGGCTTGGTGATTCTGTTTATCTTGCCGCTGTTATCCAATCGCGGACACCGTGTTCCCTCGAAACGTCCTTGGGCGGTGGGCACGGTCATCTTCGGAGCCACTGCGTTCGTGGTGCTGACGATCTATGGGTATCGCAAACCCTGGTCGCCAGACTTTGCGGTGAAACCTTTACCGGCGAACTTGGTCAACAGCAACGATCCGCACATCCAGAAAGGTGCGCAGTTGGTGCATGATAAGGGCTGCTTGTATTGCCACAACATTGATGGCCACGGAGGATTTCGTGGCCCAGTGTTGACCTATATAGGCGACCGTTTGGATCGAGGAGAACTGGTCATCCGGATCACCAACGGTGGCTACAACATGCCCTCCTTCGCCGCATCGTTATCGGCGGAAGAGATGCAGGAGATCGTCGACTTCCTGCTTACTCGCACCGAACCGAAACCGGTCGATGCGAAGTAACAGGGCTGGCAACATCAAACGCAGACAACCACCACCTATGCAGATTGCTTGATCTGCTGCAGAGCAGCGGCGATTTGCTCTTGGATGGCTGCGTCCGGTTCGGAAAGCAGCGGCGAAATCGGACCGGTTTGGGCAATGCCAGCCAGTTGGGTGGCGCGGTGTAGAATGCTTATCGGTCCCAAGTTGTCGCGTAAGCGCTCTAGCGGAATAAACCGTTCCCGAATCGCTTCTGCCTGGTCCCAGTTACCGGCCTGAATCGCTTGTAGCAAATCGGTGGAAAGCTGAGGGAACACGCAGCCACAGCCGGTCGTGAAACCACCCAGGCCAAAATGCCGCATGTGTACGATTGCCGGTTGATCGCCTAGCCCGCTCAAAATCAGGCTCGGGTCGATCTTCTCGGTCAGCGCTTTGAGGTAGTCGTCCTGCATGTAATCTTCACGCACAACGGCATACTTAATTGCCGAGATCATTCCATCGTTGACCAGCGCGGTGGCATCGTCCACGGTTACCACGCCGCCAAACTTCAAATACAGCACAACCGGCTTGCCAAGTCGCTTGACCAGGTTTCGTACCCCAGTGCAAAAACCTGCCGAGGTGACAATGTCGCGTTGGGGCAAAACCATCGCGGTTGGAAACGCGAAGTCTTTTAAAATCTCGGCTTGATCGAGCATCGTTCCATAAGCCGGACCAATTGCCGGAATCACCAACGAGGTGTCTGCCGCGAGTTCGCTGATCATCTCCAACGCCGTACGATATTCGGCCAGCGTCAGATGATAAAAGATTGCGTTGCCACCATAGAGAAGTGTCGAGATGCCTCCCTGCTCGATGTGACGAATAAGCTTCGCATTCTCTGCTTTATCGAGTGAACCGTCCGCAGCGCGTGCCAGCGAAGGCACCGCCCACACAGAACGAGAAATGGTTGCCGCCGATAATGGTTCCGTATCCATAGCCAATGAAGGTCCCTTGGTGAAAGCAATCTCAGTAAATATCAGGGTCTGGCGTCTGTGCGCCATGATGGAGAAAGTCAAAGTCACAACCGGCGTCGGCCTGGGTGACATGCTTAAGGAACATCGCACCATAGCCACGCTGATAGCGCGCCGGAGGAGGTGTCCAAGCCGCTTTTCGCTGAGCCAGTTCGTTTTCGTCGACTAGCAAACGCAAGCTGCGCTGCTCGACGTTCAGTTCGATTAAGTCGCCAGTTTGCACCAAGGCCAACGGCCCGCCGACTGCCGCTTCAGGAGCCACGTGCAAGATGCATGTTCCGTAGCTGGTACCGCTCATACGAGCATCCGAAATTCGGACCAGGTCGCGTACCCCTTGTTTGAGCAAATGATCAGGAATGGGCAACATCCCCCACTCAGGAAAGCCAGGTCCACCTTGGGGGCCTGCGTTCCGCAAGATCAACACGCTATCGGCGGTGATTCCTGCGTCCGGGTCGTTGAGTTTCGCTTTAAGATCGCCGTAGTTGTCAAACACGACCGCAGGGCCGGTATGATTCAACAGCCGAGGTGAGGCTGCGGTTGGCTTTACGACACATCCTGCCGGAGCCAGATTGCCACGCAAAACAAACGTGCCGCCACTTTCAGAAATCGGATTGTCGACCGAGCGGATAATGTCCGTATCAATCACTTCAGCTCCGGCGATGTTGTCGCCAATCGTACAGCCGTTGACCGTGCGGCACGATCGATCGATGTGCGTGCCTAACTGTTCCAACAGTGCCCTCAAGCCGCCTGCATCGAAGAAGTCTTCCATCAAAAACTTCCCGGCTGGACGCACGTTGGCCAAGACTGGGGTCGTTCTCGATAATTCGTCGAACCGTTCCAGCGTCAAAGGAATTCCGGCTCTTCGTGCCATAGCGATAATATGCACAATCGCATTCGTCGAGCCTCCGATTGCCATGCTGGTGACAATTGCGTTGTCGAAAGAAGCTTCGGTTAAGATGTCGGCAGGGCGTAAGTTCTCTTTCGCCATCTCAACGGCTCGTCGGCCGGATGCCACGGCCAAGCGGGCATGTTCGGAGATAACCGCTGGTACTGAAGATGCCCCTGGCAAGGTCATTCCCATCGACTCGGCAATTGCTGCCATGGTCGATGCCGTTCCCATCGTCATGCAGGTACCTGCCGAGCGGGCGATGCAATTCTCGATCTCGCCCCAAGATTCATCGCACAGGTTACCGGCGCGGCGTTCGTCCCAATATTTCCAGGCATCGCTGCCACTTCCTAGTGTTTGATCTTTCCACCGCGCCTTCAACATCGGGCCGGCAGGTAGAAAGATAGCAGGACGATTGGCCGAGATCGCTCCCATGATCATCGCCGGGACCGTCTTATCGCAGCCCCCCATCAACACAGCGGCGTCGATCGGGTGACAGCGTAAAACCTCCTCCGTCTCCATCGCCAGTAAATTGCGATAGAGCATCGTCGTAGGCTTCATCATCATCTCGCCGAGCGACATCACCGGGATCTCAACCGGAAAACCGCCCATCTGCCAGATACCCCGCTTAACCTCTTTCACACGCTCAGGAAAGTGCGAATGGCAGGTGTTCAGGTCGCTCCACGTATTTAAGATCGCGATGACAGGCTTACCACGAAAATCTTGATCGTCGTACCCCATTCCTTTCAACCGCGAGCGATGCCCAAAACCGCGCAGGCTATCGGGATCGAACCAGCGGCTACTTGGTAATTCGGGATTCTGTGACGGTTCAGAAGTCATGAGCAACCAGAAGGATGGGGGGGGAAGGCAAGCAGGAAGGACCATGGCTCATCGATCATCATGATGAAACCATGGGAAGAAACATAGCAAAAACTACGGTAGCCAGGAACGACACAAAGCCCATGATGGTCAGCAATACCGAAAACGTCTGCAATGTCTCTCGTTCCGTAAAACCACTCATGCGGCTAATCACCCAAAACCCGCTATCGTTCATCCATGGCAGCGGTTTCGACCCACAACCGATCGCCAATGCCAGATAAACCGGATGAAATGGGAGGCCGATCTGATTGGCTACCGGAACAACAATTCCGATCGCGGTAATCATGGCCACCGTGGCCGATCCCTGAATCACACGAATGATCATGGTGATCAAGAACGCCGTCACCAATAGGCCGATTCCACCGGCAGAGGCAGGCAAAGCATGCGCGATGGTCGTGCCGATATTTGTCTGGCGAATCATCTCGCCAAAGGCCCCGCCAGCACAAGTGATCAGTACGACAACCCCTCCGTCAGCCAACGCTTTCTGCACCGACTTCCCTAGCCCAACCCAAGTCATGCCTGGCTTGCCCACCAACGTGAGCATGGCAAGGACGGCCCCTAAGGAAAGGGCGATATTCTTGTCTCCCAGAAATGAGATTACCATGTCCACAATCCCAATTTCACCCCCTGCATTTCCCTGGGTGACGGCCTCATAAACCGTTTTCATCGCCAGCAGGACAATCGGTACGAAGACCGGTAATATCGAAATAACAAAGCTGGGGAGTTTGTCTTGGTCCGACCATTCACTGGGTGTTCCCTCGGCTAGGCTGGATACACGCAAGGGAATCGTCCAGGTGCGGTTCGCCCACAACATATAAAAATAGCCAGCGACGACACCCCAAAAGCCAACCGCAATACCGCCAAGCACCATCTGGCCAATTTCAACGTTCAATTCTGTGGCAACAAACAACGGACCTGGGGTGGGTGGCACCAGCGAATGGGCCAGCGTTCCGCCAACGATAATCGCCATCACGTATTTCAAATAGTCGCGACCGGTTCGCTTGGCCATCGCTTGCGCCAGGGGCAGCATCAAAAAGAAGACCGTGTCAAAAAAGACCGGAATGGCCAGCACAAAGCTGCTGATCACAAACGCCAGCGTGGTCCAGCGCTCCCCCATTGCCCGACGAATACTCAGCACGATCCGCTCGGCAGAACCGCTCGCGAGCAGGCATTGGCCAATGATCGAGGCCATGGCGATTAGAATGCCGATCTTCTCGAACGTCTTCCCCAAAGCACTCGCCACGCGATTGATCGCACTGCTGCTGGCTTGCTTCTGTGCTTGATCGTATTTGGTCTGGGCTACCAGCCACGAATTTTCAACATCCAGATCGCTTGGCAAGGACTCGCCCAGTATCGCCACCGATCCATCCTCGGTTTTGTCGAAGCGTTCCACCCAAATCAGCATTGGCCCCAAGTTCTGCTTGGTGGCGTCGGTCGCATCCAGCAGGAAGTAAGCCCCTGGCTTCGTTCCCAAGTCTTTTCCCACTTCCGCCAAACTCAGCCGATCGCCAACGGCGGCAGCAACCGAGGCGGTACTGTGCTGCAACGTGCTATCCGAAATCGCTTCTGGCAAAGTGGCAGCGGCCACGACTAAGGCGCCAAAGAACAGCGCCAGAAAGGCATGCAAGCGGAGAAAAAGGACACCGCACAGGACGATCAGCATGCCCAATAAAATTGCGATCATCTTGAGGAAGGCCTATTCAGTTCAAAGAGGGATGGGGCGAGCAATCAGGTGGGAAATTGCCGAGAGAACGTCTTGGCGACCTTCAGAAAAGGGGCGCGTCACCATCGTTCAGAAAAGGAAGCAAACACTGATAGTGACGAGCTAGACTCAGCAATCGCCTTCTAAGGGTAGCAGAAGCCACCACGACAAGCAATCGGCAAGCACTTTACGCCAGCCACTGGTCGAGATGTTCCGCCACAAACGGGTCGTCATTCAAATGAGGATAAGTGGCTCGTACACGATCGATTTCCTCTTGCTGCCCTGGCGAAAGCTGTTCGCGAGGGTCGAGGAAGATCAAATTCTGTAGCAGCCCCTGTTCTTTCAGAACGTAATGAATTCCCGCGATGCAGCCAGCAAACTGATTGCGGACGTCAAACAACGCTGCATTGCACTCCGTAACCTGAGCCGCAAGCTGTAAGAGTTGGGGATACAAAGCTGCGTTGTCTCGCGCAGCGTGGCATTGACGAAGTTGCTCGACCGCTTTTTGGGTCCAACAGGCCCAATGCCCTAGTAGCCCTCCCACGATGCGCAGGGGAATTGTCTTCGCTTTGCTGGCGATTTCAAAAGGGGTAAGCAGATCGCAAATGATGTTGTCGTCGTTGCCGGTGTAAAGCGCGATTTCGTCTGCTCGTCCCGAATCGGCAACCCCGCGCAACACATCCAACGTTTGGTAGCGGTTGAACGGGGCCATTTTGATACCGACCAAATTCGGAATCTCTGCCAGGCGTCGCCAGAACCCCTGCGACAATTCGCGCCCACCAACCGCCGTTTGCATATAGAACCCGAAAATCGGTATTACGTCGGCGATGGCTGCACAATGGGCAATCAACTGGTCATCGTTTGCCTGCGGTAGTGCGGCCAGTGAAATCATTCCGACATGGTACCCCAAATCTCGAGCCAATTTGGCTTCCGCCATCGCCTGAGCCGTTTCGCCGCATAGACCAGAAATGAGAACCGTCTTGCTTGCCGTTCGCTCGTCATGCTCTTGGGCAGTTATCGCGGCCAGCTCAAGCATGGGCTGAAACAAGCCATGTTCCGGTCGACGAATTGCGAACTGCGAGGTATGCGAGCCAACCGCCAAACCCTTGGCGCCTGCGGCTAGATAATATCGCGAAAGAGCTCGTTGCCTTCGTTCGTCCAGTTTGCGGTTGACGGTCAGGGCTAACGGGTGGGCGGGAATCACGATGCCAGAACGAAGCGTCTGGTGAACCCAAGCCGGAGGAAGGAAGCGGGCATCGCAAGGTGTCGCCTCGGTTGTCGCAGGTGGATTCGCTTGGCTTTCTGGCGAGTTAGAACTTCCCATCGCGCACCTCGAAATGGGTGGGCTTATTCAATAGGCGACCCTTTTGGCGCAACCAATCGGCAGTCCAGCGAATCATGGTTTCGGTCGATATCTGCGGAGCACCAAGGAGATCACAGCACTTAGCTGAATTGCTTAGCAGGGCGGACTCGGTCTCTTCCCCGGTGAACTGAACCGGACGTTCCAGCAAACGTGCGAACTCGTTGGCGATTGCTCGCACCGATAGCGTTTCCTGACCGGTCAAATTCAGCAAACAGTGTGGGCTCTCGGCGGTACCTAGCGCGCGAATAATTGCATCGTTCGCATCCCCTTGCCAAATGCAATTCAAGTAGCCGTTACGCAAGTCAACCGGTTCGCCAGAGAACACGCGCAGACCGATATCGGTCAAAACGCCGTACCGCAAATCGACCGCATAGTTCAGCCGCATCAGGGTTACCGGCGTTCCGTTGCAGGTAGAGAAATATTGAAACACCCGCTCGCGTCCCAAGGCCGCATTGGCGTACTCGCCGACAGGACCGATTGGCCCATCTTCGGTTGCTCCGCCGGAGGCGACCGGGACAAATGGATACACGTTGCCAGTCGAAAGAGCCACGAACCGTGAACCAGCAAACCGCTGCATCACCTGGCTGCTGGCAACGGTATTAATTGCCCATGTAAAGGCAGGATTTTGGCTGGTCCCAAACTTGGTGCCGACCATATACAGCACGTTCGCGGCATCGGGAATCGCTTCCACCGCGTTCCGATCAAGCAAGTCTGCCGCATGTGTTACGACGCCACGATCGTCAAGCCACTGCCGCGATGTTGTGTCGGAAAAGCGGCTGACGGCGATGACCGACGCCGGGCTTCCTGCCGCGTCGATGGCACGTTTGGCTCGCACGGCCAACGAAGGCCCCATCTTTCCCCCTGCCCCGAGAACGAGAAGATCGCCCGATAGCGTACGAACAAATTCAATTAGTTCGCTGCTAGGCGTCGTCAGCCAATCGTCCAGTTGCTGCTCGTCGGCAATGGTCTGGGGAATCTGTGGGAAGGATGACATCGAAACAGAACTCCCTGAAGAAGATACGCTTGGCTGAAAAAGGGATGAATCGGCGAAACGTCAGGCAAACAAAATTCCCAGTGAACCCAACACGGCGTAAGCAATAAAAAGACCATACAGCCCACACAGGATAAGCGACTTGCGGAAGGTCAATTGGCGATTGTGCCACATGATTGCCAAGGTGATGCCGGTAAGCACAAACAAACTAATGCGTAGCCCAACCAGCCCGGCAATCGGTTCACCATCTTGGGTCAACATAACGGGGCCCCAGCCTACCAAGTACGAATTGACAAGCAACGGCACCGAAAGGCAAATGCAGATGTCGAAGATATTCGAGCCAAACGCATTGGATACCGCCCCTGAATCATCACCACGCATGGCCGATCCGATCGAAAGGAAGGTATCCGGCACACTTGAAGCAGCCGCCGCCAAAATCACAGCCACAAAAAATGTTGGCACACCCAGCGTGTGAGCCGTCTCACGGGTTACGTCCACCAGAAAGTAACAAGCTCCGGCGGCAACGGCGGTGCTCGTTACGAGAATCAAGCACGCTGTAATTCCATTCAAAGGGATTTCGACGAACCCGAACAATGCTCCAGCACCTTCCGGGACTTCCTCGACCTCTTCGTCTCCTTCGACTTGCCCCGATTTAATTTCATCGCGGATCTTATCCACTAGCAACGGATGAACCTTGTGGTCCTCTTTCAATAAGTCCGAGACAACCGTCGCCGTCGCAGTTTCCAGACCGTGAGAGTTGAAATAATGGGCGAGATATTTAACCCGGCGACGGTAGATCATCGTATCTCGGTAGAGCTGGCCGATGTAAATAAAGTACATGCCAATCAACACTAAACCCATCCACCAATACATCACATTTTGATACAGGAACACGAGCAGCGCCATTTCGCAGATCAAAAACCATACTCCGTCGCGTGCCAACACTTCGTCTTCGACATCGATGGTAGGCCGTGATCTACGGTAGTAGGCAATCGTCATGGTCACGATCGCCGGAATCAGAATCATGTTATAGACGGCACTTCCGGCGCACGTGGCAATGGTGGCGCCAAATCCTTCCGCGCCAGCTGCTTCCACGGCGGCGACGTTGCTCATATCGACCGAGGCAATCGCCAGGACCACGAAGAAGATGCCGCTGAACAATTCCGGCAAGCTGCTGGCTATCGCGTCGAGCGTGGCTCCACGGACCGAGCCGGGGATTCCCAGGGTCGTACCGACCCACTGAGCGGCGTCGGCAAAGGGATCGCAGGCCTGCCAGATGACAATCGAGATCACGACGACCGCCAAGAGCAAAAAGGGCAGTTCCCAGTGGACGAGCCAAAAAAGAACCAGTAAGGCGGTCGCGATAAGCGCTACGGCTACTCCGTACCAATCCCCTCCTTCGCCGTCTCCTTTTTCCACCACCACGTTCTCAGCCATTTTGTTGTCATTTCATGAGATAGAAATAGAAAGCGACAGGTTTTATTGCTGTCTGCACACGGATACCAACATGGCGGCTAGTCGATTTGCCACGTATTTCGAGGCCTCCGCGGATCGCCCGACGGGATTGCCTCTGCAGCAGTCCATCGGTCAACGCGAGGACAGTATAGGAGCGGACAAATGCCCCAGCAAGTGAGTTAAGAACTTACCACGCTTGTTGAAAGCAGGTCTTCGATATTCTCGATTCGAAAGACCGATACCGCGTGCTTTTGCATCAGGAGCGACCCTAACACAAACGCCGGCTGCGAAGGAGCCGGCGAGATGGAAAGCCTTTGCACACCATGGTGCCTAAGGCGACTACGCATCGGGTAGTTGAGCGTTGTGATAAACGTGCTGCACGTCTTCACAATCGTGGAGCATATCGAGAAACTTCTCGAATGCCTCAGCATCGTCACCAGTTAGTTCGGTGTTCGACTGAGGGACGAACGCGATTTCCTGGGCATCGAATTCGGTATCTGGATTGAGTTCCAGCAGGGCCTGTTTGGCTTTGAAAAAGTCGCTGGATGCTGCGAAAACGGTCAGTTGGCCATCTTCTTCTTCAACGTCGTCCACGTTGACGTCTGCTTCAAGCATGGCTTCCAGGATTTGATCTGGGTCGTGATCGCCTTGCTTGAACGAGAAAACCGCCAGGTGATCGAACAGGTGACCAACCGAGCCGGCCATGCCCAGCTTCGCGCCGCTTTTATTAAAACAGTTGCGTACGTCGGTAATGGTTCGATTGGGATTATCTGTCAGGCAATCGACGATTACGGAAGTTCCACCAGGGCCGAAGCCTTCATAGCGAGATTCGGAGTAGTCCTCGCCCCCTGTCCCTTTGGCCTTTTCAATCGCTTTTTCGATAACGTGGGCCGGCACCTGTTCTCGCTTGGCTTTTTCCATCATGCTCTTCAGCCCCGGATTTACCTCCGGATCAGGCACGCCGTTTTTCGCGGCCACGTACAGCATTTTGCCGTACTTCGAGTAGAGCTTAGATTTCTGAGCCGCCGTCTTGGCGATCGAATGCTTCCGGTTTTCGAAACTTCTTCCCATGCGAGTGATCTACTGGTTGTTTCAAGGGTGATGAAGGACTTTGTGCACAAGTAAAGATATACGAGTTCTGGATTTAGAGCAATTCCGATAGCCCACCCCAACGTACTTTTCGATTCGTGTCGTTCTCAGAAAACACGAATCGAAAAGTCACTCGCATAAGCCCGGTGGCAATACAAACAGCACACGATTCCCACCTGACAATCACCCCATCAAACGCTGCAACTCATTTCACCAAAACAGGTTACAACGGATCGCACCTTCGTCTGGGGCAGTCGATTCCTCAGACTGCCCCAGGCCATCGCGGTCGCGAGTTAGTCGAACATGATCGACCGCATCAATAGATGAAAAGAAGCGTGGGTCCAGCCTCGGTAGTAGGGACGGAAACCAAACAAATGGATCGTTCCTTCCCCCTGTTTGACTTTGGCCCAGGCAATTTGCCCTTCAATAACTTCCGGCCGTGCCATCGTGCCCGAGAGCAAAACACGTCGCGGAGCATACGTCAGCAGCGTTTCGACTTCACACTTAGCATCGTTCCGCTGCTCGCTTTCTTTGGCCGTAGCCGCTCGCCAGGCCTTCGAGTGTGCAAACATGAAAGGAACGGTATCGGGAAGCCCAGCAGTCAGCTCGTTATCGTGAATCTCGCCACGGACAACACTACCACTACAGCTAAAGTCCTTATTTTCCTTTTCCGAAGTTACATCCACCAACGGAATCCGCAGCAGATCGATCACCCACGGGCAAGCACTGTCCATCACAATCAGCTTGCCCCCATCGCGAACGAACTCTTCAATTGCCATCGCACCATCCACCTCGAGCCCGCCTGCAAGATTGCCTTGCACGGAACCTTCGCTCCGACCGTTCTCGACGCGCGACGCCGAAATGTCTGGGATTATGATCACATCGAAATCGTCTTTCAGCTTGCCGGCTTTAACCATCGAGTTGCGAACTCGTTTGTACGGCATCTCAAGATAATCCAACGTCCAGCGCAGCCATCCTTCGTCCATGCTGGCCGCCCAAGGGGCGTAAACACCTACGCGTGGAAGTGAGTTAGGTTGTTGCCCGTTGCTGGCGACCGGCTCTTCCGTGGCAGCGTTCTCCTGAACGGATGTCTGAAAGGCTTCCCCTTTGGCAAGTTGACGATTCAAACTCACCCATTGGCGACTATCGCGAAACTGACGGGGGTCGGTTGATTTGGTACTTGCGAATGCATCTGGGAGTTCTGGCGAGTCAAGCAGCTCGAGTTCGCCATCCAACTGCCGGACAACTTCCACCACGCGTAAACCAAACAAAGCCGATAGCGACCATCCCGAAACGTCGTAGGCGGTTTCGTCGGTGGGAAACTGCTTGTATTCAAACAGGTCGTTCACCAGATTCGAGTGCGGTTGTTCGCACGAAACAACGAGCGTTCCCGGGGCATAGCTTCGCTCGTCCGCCGTAATGGCCGACTTGCTTTGATGCACCTCGATGCCCAAGTGTTGTAGCAAATCGACCAACCGTTCCACCGCACCAATGTCTTCGTTATCGACCGTGATAAGCCAGGCTTTACGTTTGGAATCGGCATCGATCGTGGTCGCATTTCGGGCGGCAGTCATTTTGTTCTTCAGCCACAACTTCGGTTCGCGGCTGATCGTTCCGAACAAAGATTTAGCGAATGATAGTTCGTAGCGAATGATGTCGGCCTGTCGCCACCAACCACCTTGCCAAGGCGCGATAAACTGGTTCGAAGGACGGTACTCTTTCCGCCCTAGGGGATCGGAAAGTTGATATCGTTCAAAGTAAACAGGGGAAGCAAAATTGGCGGATGCCGCTTCGGTGAGAATCCCAATGATATTCTGTCGGGCCGGCACCGAACGATTCCCGC is a genomic window containing:
- a CDS encoding sodium:calcium antiporter; the protein is MAENVVVEKGDGEGGDWYGVAVALIATALLVLFWLVHWELPFLLLAVVVISIVIWQACDPFADAAQWVGTTLGIPGSVRGATLDAIASSLPELFSGIFFVVLAIASVDMSNVAAVEAAGAEGFGATIATCAGSAVYNMILIPAIVTMTIAYYRRSRPTIDVEDEVLARDGVWFLICEMALLVFLYQNVMYWWMGLVLIGMYFIYIGQLYRDTMIYRRRVKYLAHYFNSHGLETATATVVSDLLKEDHKVHPLLVDKIRDEIKSGQVEGDEEVEEVPEGAGALFGFVEIPLNGITACLILVTSTAVAAGACYFLVDVTRETAHTLGVPTFFVAVILAAAASSVPDTFLSIGSAMRGDDSGAVSNAFGSNIFDICICLSVPLLVNSYLVGWGPVMLTQDGEPIAGLVGLRISLFVLTGITLAIMWHNRQLTFRKSLILCGLYGLFIAYAVLGSLGILFA
- a CDS encoding dihydrodipicolinate synthase family protein → MGSSNSPESQANPPATTEATPCDARFLPPAWVHQTLRSGIVIPAHPLALTVNRKLDERRQRALSRYYLAAGAKGLAVGSHTSQFAIRRPEHGLFQPMLELAAITAQEHDERTASKTVLISGLCGETAQAMAEAKLARDLGYHVGMISLAALPQANDDQLIAHCAAIADVIPIFGFYMQTAVGGRELSQGFWRRLAEIPNLVGIKMAPFNRYQTLDVLRGVADSGRADEIALYTGNDDNIICDLLTPFEIASKAKTIPLRIVGGLLGHWACWTQKAVEQLRQCHAARDNAALYPQLLQLAAQVTECNAALFDVRNQFAGCIAGIHYVLKEQGLLQNLIFLDPREQLSPGQQEEIDRVRATYPHLNDDPFVAEHLDQWLA
- a CDS encoding NAD-dependent epimerase/dehydratase family protein; protein product: MSSFPQIPQTIADEQQLDDWLTTPSSELIEFVRTLSGDLLVLGAGGKMGPSLAVRAKRAIDAAGSPASVIAVSRFSDTTSRQWLDDRGVVTHAADLLDRNAVEAIPDAANVLYMVGTKFGTSQNPAFTWAINTVASSQVMQRFAGSRFVALSTGNVYPFVPVASGGATEDGPIGPVGEYANAALGRERVFQYFSTCNGTPVTLMRLNYAVDLRYGVLTDIGLRVFSGEPVDLRNGYLNCIWQGDANDAIIRALGTAESPHCLLNLTGQETLSVRAIANEFARLLERPVQFTGEETESALLSNSAKCCDLLGAPQISTETMIRWTADWLRQKGRLLNKPTHFEVRDGKF
- a CDS encoding YebC/PmpR family DNA-binding transcriptional regulator, whose protein sequence is MGRSFENRKHSIAKTAAQKSKLYSKYGKMLYVAAKNGVPDPEVNPGLKSMMEKAKREQVPAHVIEKAIEKAKGTGGEDYSESRYEGFGPGGTSVIVDCLTDNPNRTITDVRNCFNKSGAKLGMAGSVGHLFDHLAVFSFKQGDHDPDQILEAMLEADVNVDDVEEEDGQLTVFAASSDFFKAKQALLELNPDTEFDAQEIAFVPQSNTELTGDDAEAFEKFLDMLHDCEDVQHVYHNAQLPDA